The Impatiens glandulifera chromosome 8, dImpGla2.1, whole genome shotgun sequence genome includes a window with the following:
- the LOC124913100 gene encoding kirola-like, translating to MAHLGLSKLVKQVEIKSDGDVFHELFRFKPHHISKMSPTNVQNVDLHEGDWGTIGSVIIWNYTHDGKEKVAKERIEAIDEVKKSVTFNVIEGDLLELYKIFIFTVHVDTHGENNLVTWTVEYEKLNEDVEDPTLMLDICIAVTKDIETHHLNN from the exons ATGGCACATCTTGGATTATCAAAACTCGTCAAACAAGTGGAGATTAAGTCGGATGGAGATGTGTTTCATGAACTTTTTCGGTTTAAGCCTCATCACATCTCCAAGATGTCTCCGACTAACGTCCAGAATGTGGATCTTCACGAGGGCGATTGGGGAACTATTGGGTCCGTCATTATCTGGAATTACACTCATG ATGGAAAGGAGAAGGTGGCAAAGGAGAGAATTGAAGCAATAGATGAAGTGAAGAAATCAGTGACCTTTAATGTTATCGAGGGTGACCTGTTGGAGTTGTACAAGATATTCATATTCACTGTCCACGTGGACACCCACGGAGAGAATAACCTGGTGACGTGGACAGTAGAATATGAAAAATTGAATGAGGATGTAGAGGATCCCACCTTAATGTTGGACATATGTATTGCCGTGACAAAGGATATCGAGACTCATCatcttaataattaa